From Terriglobales bacterium, the proteins below share one genomic window:
- the fabG gene encoding 3-oxoacyl-[acyl-carrier-protein] reductase: protein MTTLKGRVALVTGASQGIGRACALVLAQAGAAVALAARNQEKLAHVAEEIAAGGGQAAAFPMDVASEEQIKSAIQVALERFSKIDILVNNAGITRDGLVLRMKRADWDAVLATNLTGAHLCIQQVMSSMLKQRWGRIINITSVVGQMGQAGQANYAASKAGLIGLTLAVAREVASRNITCNAVAPGYIESAMTEGLTQEQKEAMLKAIPQGRPGSDLDVAHAVRFLASDEAGYITGHVLNVNGGMVMG, encoded by the coding sequence ATGACCACACTCAAGGGGCGCGTGGCGCTGGTGACGGGAGCGTCGCAGGGGATCGGGCGGGCGTGCGCGCTGGTGCTGGCGCAGGCGGGCGCGGCCGTGGCTCTGGCGGCCCGCAATCAGGAGAAGCTGGCCCACGTGGCGGAGGAGATCGCGGCCGGCGGCGGGCAGGCTGCCGCCTTTCCCATGGACGTCGCCAGCGAAGAGCAGATCAAGTCCGCCATCCAGGTTGCTCTCGAGCGCTTCTCCAAGATCGACATCCTGGTCAATAACGCCGGCATCACCCGCGATGGCCTGGTGCTGCGCATGAAGCGCGCCGACTGGGATGCGGTGCTGGCCACCAACCTCACCGGCGCCCATCTCTGCATCCAGCAGGTGATGAGTTCCATGCTCAAGCAGCGCTGGGGGCGGATCATCAACATCACCAGCGTGGTGGGGCAGATGGGGCAGGCGGGGCAGGCCAACTACGCCGCCTCCAAGGCTGGCTTGATCGGGCTGACCCTGGCGGTGGCGCGCGAGGTGGCCTCGCGCAACATCACCTGCAACGCCGTGGCCCCGGGCTACATCGAAAGCGCTATGACCGAGGGCCTCACCCAGGAGCAGAAGGAGGCCATGCTCAAGGCCATCCCCCAGGGACGGCCGGGCAGCGACCTGGACGTGGCCCACGCGGTGCGCTTCCTGGCCTCCGACGAGGCCGGCTACATCACCGGGCACGTGCTCAACGTGAACGGCGGGATGGTGATGGGGTGA